ATTGGGTTTAAGACGGACTCTGTTTATTATGATCGAAAAGAAAGATTGGCTGGGGAAACGAAATATCCATTTAAGAAGATGGTTGCTTTTGCGCTTGATGGCATTACTTCCTTTTCAGTTACACCGATTCGGCTTGTTTTATGGCTAGGATGTCTTTCGTTTTTCATTAGCTTACTCTTTGGGTCTTACTTTTTATGGTTAAAGTTTTATGGGCAGACCGAGACTGGATGGACTTCATTAATCACCTCCATATGGTTGATCGGTGGCCTACAGCTGATTGCTGTCGGCTTGATTGGGGAATATATCGGTAAAATCTATAATGAATCCAAACGCCGGCCTAAATATATAGTTGATCTGGACCTATTTAATCCGCTCGATTTAAAAAAACGGGAGCAACTAGACAATGAACGGAACAGTATTGAAAAACTATCTAAAACACACTAACTCCTTTATCCGCTTTTTATTGGTTGGGATAGTCAATACAGCGCTTGGACTTTCCCTCATGCTTTTTCTCATGAATGTTCTTGAATTATCTTACTGGGTCTCCACCTTTATCGGTAATGGTACGGGAGCTGTAACGAGTTTTCTTTTGAACAGGACTTTTACCTTTAAAAGTGATATAGAATGGCGAAGGGGAGTTGCACGTTTCTTTTGCGTCATCCTGATCTGTTATTCCGCCGCATATTCTTTAGGCCAAGCTATTGCCGAATCAATGGAAGGATCCGTTCATTTACCCATACAACAAAATGTGGCTGTGATGATAGGAGCCATTTTTTACACAGTTCTCAACTATATTGGTCAGAAATACTTTGTCTTTAAAAAAAGCAATTTAAGACCAATTCAAGAAGGCAGGAACTAATTAGGATGGAGCAGTGGGATAATGCCCCCGATTGGATGGGAATTAAAGTGGAATCGAAAGCGAAAATCAATGCAAGTATAACGACTCAAGCTGGGGGCAGATCTGTTTCACTTCATCCTTCACACTCTCCAAGTGGCAATCATTTATTCCTTTTCTGACCATCTTTTGTTCATTCACTCTTTGTTTTTTTTCTTTTTGGACGCTCCGTTCCTCCCTTCGAACCATGTGTTTGCATGACTTATGTAATATACGTCAAGAATAAAACCTCGCATACAAAAAATAATTATATTTCCGAGCAAAATTTTCATTTACTTTTCCATTTCACGGGAGTATGATAATCAACAGTTTCATATTTCTAAATCGCTTAAACCTTATGGTGCGGGGGACCCGGTATTGGGATTGTTACAACAATCCAAGGGGTGAATCCTTTCAAGGTAGGGCTACTCTTAGGTCCGAATCCGACAGCTAACCTCGTAAGCGTTATATGAGAAGGAAGGTGGAGCTTGTTAGACAAAAAAATTGATGTCTACAGGTCTATTTAGTTATGACTTGTAGGCATTTTTCTATTTCTTCTTGTATTTTGCTACAGCAGGGTAGCATAAAATTATAAATTTAATATGGTGGTGAATACTTGATGTTATCTTCTATAAAGAGATTCTTGATTGGGAGACCTTTAAAATCAAATGCACTTGGTGAACAAAAGCTTAACAAAACAAAGGCTTTGGCGATATTATCTTCTGATGCTTTGTCTTCGGTTGCTTATGGACCTGAGCAAATATTGATCGTTCTGATCACTGTCGGTGCTGCAGCATTCTGGTATTCCCTCCCTATCGCAATCGGAGTATTGATCCTGTTAACCGCCTTGATCTTGTCCTATAGACAGATCATTTTCGCTTATCCGCATGGCGGGGGGGCATATGTGGTTTCAAAAAATAATTTGGGAGTCAATCCAGGGCTGATAGCTGGAGGATCCTTATTGGTGGATTATATATTAACTGTGGCTGTTAGTGTTTCTGCAGGTACGGATGCAATCACGTCCGCTTTTCCCGGCCTGCATTCATATAATGTCATCATAGCCATCATTTTCGTCATTCTGCTTACAATCCTGAACTTGCGGGGGGTTACGGAGTCGGCCTCTGTTTTGGCCTATCCGGTGTACCTATTCGTTTTAGCATTGTTCATCTTGATTGGTGTCGGGATTTACAAGATTTTGACAGGGGGAGTTTCACCTGAATTGCACACGCCCATCGGGACTCCGGTAGCGGGCATCAGTTTATTCATACTGCTAAGAGCATTTGCGTCAGGAAGCTCCGCATTGACAGGAGTCGAAGCTATTTCCAATGCAATCCCGAACTTTAAAGATCCGGCACCGAATAATGCGGCGAAAACTTTAATAGCGATGGGTTCCTTATTAGCTGTATTATTTTCGGGAATCGTATTCTTAGCCTATTCTTTAAGCATTGTCCCTAGCGCAGAGGTAACGGTCGTCTCCCAGGTTGCTGAAGAGATCTTTGGACGGAATTTCATGTATTTCTTCATTCAAGGTACAACTGCTTTGATCTTGATACTTGCGGCCAATACTGGCTATTCGGCCTTCCCTCTGCTTGCGGTAAATCTAGCGAAGGATAAATTCATACCGAGGGCGTTTACGATCAGAGGGGACCGATTAGGGTATTCCAATGGAATAATCATACTGGGACTTGCCTCGATCATCTTAATAGTCTCATTTGAAGGACATACAGAAAATCTCATTCCGCTTTATGCTGTAGGGGTATTCATTCCATTTACTCTGTCCCAGACCGGGATGATTGTTAAATGGATCCGCGAAAAGCCAAAAGGCTGGATGTTGAAATTAACCATTAATTCAATTGGTGCCATTATTAGCTTTATCGTCACGATGATATTCTTCTTGACCAAGTTTACTCAGGTTTGGCCTGTTTTGATTTTTATACCTATTATCCTGTTAATTTTTCATCGAATCAGAAAGCATTATGAAGCAGTTGGTGACCAACTAAGGATTACAACATGTGAGCCGATCTTGCCAATTGAAGGAAATATCATTATCGTACCTGTGGCCGGGATAACTCATGTGGTCGAGAACTCTTTAAATTATGCAAAATCTCTTTCAGCGCATCAAGTCATTGCCGTTTATGTTGCTTTTGAAAGAGAAGATGAAAAGAAATTCGAAGAAAAATGGAAAAAGTGGCAGCCGGATGTCCGACTGGTTACACTGAATTCTTATTACAGAAGTATCATTCAGCCATTAACAAAATTCGTGGATACGGTTGAACATAAGGCGAGTGAATCCAATTATAAAGTTACGGTGATCATCCCCCAATTCATTCCGAAGAAGGGCTGGCACAATATTCTTCATAACCAATCAAGTTTACTGATCCGTGCCTACTTACTTTATAGAAGGAATGTGGTTGTTACGACTGTGCCATATCATTTGAAGAAGTAAGTTCCAGTATCTAAGAAATATAGAAGCCCAGACTGCAGGCAAACTTGAACTGCCTCGTAAATGTTAGACACCAAACTAACATTTACGCGGTGTTTTTTTTATGGCTTGTACAATTTGGGGCGTTTATTTCAGCTCCTTTCCGCAGGCGGTCCTGAAGCCCTCTCGGCTTTGCGCCTTCGTGGGTCTCCCTTATGGACACGCTTTTCCCGCAGGAGTCTTGCACACCCACTCCAATCAACTTGGTTATAGCATTTAGTTAGAAACCAAACCAGGGGATTTGAAGGTGTCGCTTCGGGGCAGTTGGTTCCTTCATTTGATGAAAGAGTCGTTTTCCGAACTCCTTATGTCTACAAACTGATAGGAAGCCTAAATATGGTTTTCTTTTTTTATAATCTTATAACTAAAAAGACAGTCCCTACAGATGCTTTTCTTCAACTAACTCCCCCGGTAGTTGAAGAAGAACATTAATTAAAAACTCATTAAATCCACAATAACGATTATTGCTAATGAAACCCATACAAGAAAAAGGATTGCAGTAAGATGAGGGTATAGGCATAATGATTTAAATTTTTTCAGTCAAAAGGATTTTGGAAATACTTGTCGAAAATTTATAAAAACAACGCTCATGTTGATAATATCCAGGCATGGGAAGAATGATGAACGGCTCTCCGGAAACTCGAAGAAATATGGATGACCCTCTCGGCTGTACTCAAGGCAAACGATTACTTTAATAAATCCCTAATTGCAAGCCAGGCTTAGTGAAAGCATGAAAGTCATTGTATCAATGTTGCGAAATTATCACTGCTTGCAAAAGTTTCAAGGGTAAAGGGACTGGGTGACAATGCAATATAAAAGGAGCGTGATGGTAGTTGAACATCATTCAGAATTTCAATACCTTCGACTATTTTCCATTCCAGCCGGAATTTGAGATTCTATCGGATTACTATATAGAATATAAACAAAGAAATTCTGACCATTCAACTACATTATTCTATCAATTTAAAATCAATCGGGATTTAATGAATCCAATGTCCGTCATTCCCGATGGGTGCATCGACATATTATTTTATTGCGATCCCGATAGCCCCTCCGCAGATGTATGCGGGAGTGTCCTCAAGTACAAAACGATAAACTTTCAGGCTAATTGTGAATATTTCGGTGTGAGGTTTTTGCCTAAGCAGGAAACCCAGCATTTTAAATATTCCATGAAGGAGGTAATCAATCGCCAAATCCCCTTAGCCGATATGGTGAAAATTGGACCTACCATTATGGAAAGGTTAATAAAAGAACGGGATTTTCGTAGAAGAATAAAGCTATTCAAAGAAGAAATAGGGATTAATATTTTTGCGTGTAATGAGTTGCCTGCCATTATAGAATATTCCTTGGACAAAATATATTCTTCTAAAGGAAATGTAAATATGAATCAATTAGCCGCTGAGACCGGATACTCTACAAGGTACTTGCGAAAGCAATTCGATGCCCATGTAGGGATGCCGCCCAAATTATTCAGCCAAATAGTGAGGTTCCAAAACTCCCTGCATATGTTATTGAACAAACGGGCTTTTACAGTTTGGGATGTGATTAATGAGAATGGATATTTTGATCAATCACATTTAATTAATGAATTTAAAAAATTTGGTTATATGACTCCAAATGAATTCATCAATGCCGTTTCAGGAAATTGTCAAACCCAATATAATGTTATTGATATATAGTGATTACATTGGAAAGATCCCGTTCATACGAGATCTTTTTTTTGTTTGGTTTTAATCCATAGCTTAAATATTCTGAATGTTCCGCTTTTTACAATAAAAAAATAATGCGCAGCCTTATTCTTTTAATAGATATACGATGGTTGTTTTTGAGATTTCCACTAGAAAGGGGAAACGATGGATGGGGAAAAAATATCAATTGTTCATTGATGGGCGATGGGTTGATTCATTATCTGGAAGAACATTTGAATCACTTAATCCTGCAACAGATGAAGTGAATGCTGTAGTTGCCGAGGCTGGTCCGGAAGATGTTGATTTAGCGGTAAAAGCTGCACGGAGGGCGTTTGAATCTGGCCCATGGGCTGGAATGGCGCCGGGGGATAGGGGAAGGTTACTGAATAAAGTGGCACAGGCACTGTGGGAGAAAGCTGATATGCTAGCCGAAGTCGAATCACAAGATAACGGGCTGCCAATCAATGAGACAAAATTCATTGCGATGCCAGCCATGATAGATGTACTCGAATTTTATGCGGGGTTAGCAAATAAAGTCCAGGGAAGTACCCTTGCTTCTCCTAATAGCCGGTTCAATTATACCTTGAAGGAGCCAATCGGTGTCATAGGAGCCATAGTGCCTTGGAACTTTCCTCTTATGCTGACGATGTGGAAGCTAGCCCCTGCTTTAGCGGCAGGCAATACGATCGTGATCAAACCAGCTGAGCAAACTCCTGTAAGCATTCTGGAAATGGTTAAAATCTTTCAAGAAGTCGGAATTCCAGATGGAGTCATCAATGTTATTCCGGGATACGGGAAGATAGCGGGGGATGCCCTCTCATCACATCCGGACGTCGATAAAATCGCTTTTACGGGTTCAACGAATACTGGCCGCCTAATCATGCAGGCAGCAAGTAAGAACTTAAAACCAATCAGCCTTGAATTAGGGGGGAAATCACCAAATATCGTTTTTGATGATGCTTCCATTGAGAATGCAGTGAATGGATCCATGTTTGGTATCTTCTTCGCCCAAGGCCAAGTATGCGCCTCGGGTACAAGACTTTTTGTGCAGGAAAGCATATATGATCGATTCATGGATTCATTCGTGAAGAAAGCACAATCCATCCGTGTAGGGAATCCTTTAGATCAAACGACCCAAATGGGACCGCAAGTTTCTTTACAGCAACTGAACAAAATTCAACAGTACGTAGCGGCCGGACTGGAACAGGGAGCTAATCTTGTCATGGGCGGCGAAAGAAACACGTTGGCAGGAAAAGGCTATTTTTTCACGCCCACCGTTTTTGAGAATGTCACCAATGATATGACAATTGCCCGGGAAGAAATTTTTGGGCCGGTTTTGTCGGTCATCAAGTTCAAAGATGAAGAGGATGCATTGAACAAGGCAAATGACAGCTTGTATGGGTTGGCTTCAGGTTTATGGACCAATGATTTAAAACGGGCGCACCGTATGGTAAGGGGGTTAAAAGCGGGGACGGTGTATGTGAACACGTTTAGCATGCTTGATAGTACAGCCCCTTTTGGCGGCAGGAAGCAAAGCGGTTTTGGAAGGGAACTGGGCATCCAAGCGATGGATATGTATACGGAAACAAAAAATGTGTGGATTGATTTGAATGAGCAAGGCTTGAACTGGTATGGAGTTTAAGGGCAGGGATTTGATCAGCTCTTCTCACGGGTACTGGCTTAAGTTGGATTTCCTGCTATCCGCTTGATAAATCCGTATGAATGGGGTGGGTTTACTGAATATTGGCTATCTCTTCATCTTATTGAATATGATTGTTTTAGGTCTTTCAATCCCGGCCGGCAGTGTAGCAATGGCAACCATTCCCGTATGGCTGTTTACGGCCATGACGCTTGGCATCGCTTGTATGATCTTACTGCCAGCAGCGAAAATATACGAAAGAATCAAGTGGAAAGGGCTAGGATATAAAACGTACTTCGGGATATTCATGCAATCCCTTTTTACCGTTACATTATATACGGTCTTCCTTTTATATGGTTTGAAATACTCTAGTGTGATAGCGGCTGGAATCATAAATAGTATGGTGCCAGCCGTAACGCTGGTTCTTTCCTTCATATTATTGGGAGAAAGATTGAACATCCGTAAGGGCATAGCCATCATGCTAGCTGTTTCAGCTGTTCTGGTAATGGAGCTCGCAGGTGCGAGTACTGAGGGGGAATCCAGTGCATTAGGGATTGCTTTCATGATATTGGCAGTTGTGTCATTGGGCTTGTTTTTTGTATATGCAAAGAAATTCGCAGTGGATGTGCCACCGGTGACAATGGCCGCAGGACTGTGCTTAATGGGTTTTCTAACTACGCTGCCGATGGCCATTCATGAGGCGATATCCTTTGATTGGGGAAAAATGACGCTTGGTTTATGGGGGGCTGTCATAGCCTATACCTTGCTTGGGTGGGTATTTGCTTATATTTTCACGTACTTAGGAATTTCAAAGGTACCAGCAAGCACCATCGGGATGGCAACGGCAATCATCCCGATTACTGCAATGCTATATGCCGTGTTATTCCTGGGGGATAAATTACGAAAGGTCGATATCATTGCGACTGTTTTATTAATACTATCGATATTCATTGCAGAATCAAAAGAAAGTGTAAAGGAAGGAAAAGAGTCCATTCCAGTTATCGGGAAAGATGATGCGGTAGGCAAATGAAATCTGCACTTTATACACGAGTCACTTCGAGGGAAAGTTTACTTAATAGATAGAATGATATTTTAACTATAAGGGAGAGGTTAATATGGAAAAAACGTCTAGTATGAAAGTGACGAGGGAAAATCATCCGCTTGATCCATTAACGGCCGAAGAACTTAAACTGACGGTCCAGATTTTAAAACGTGATAAAGGATTGGATGACCATTACCGCTTTGCTAACATCAGCTTACTGGAACCTGCAAAATCCATTGTTCTGGGTTATCGGGAAGAAAAACGAATCAATAGAGAAGCATTCTGTATCATTCTTCATAATAAAGAGGGAAAAACATATGAGGCTGTAGTTTCCTTAACGGAAGGCAGCATAAGGTCATGGAAACTTATTCCGGGAGTGCAGCCATCCATAATGGCTGATGAATTCATGGAGTGTCAGGAAGTCGTGAAACGCCACCCTGAGATGATGAAAGCCTTTGCCAAAAGAGGGCTTACGAATATGGATGATATCATGGTCGATCCATGGTCAGCAGGGAATTTTGGAATCGAAGAGGAAGTGGATGTACGAATCGTCAGGGCTTTATGTTATTACCGTACATCATTATATGATAATGGGTATGCTCGTCCCATTTCAGGATTATATGTCCTTGTAGACTTAAATAAGATGGAAGTCCTCAAGATTGTGGATAAAGGTGTCATACCATTTCCGCCGCTTGATGGAAATTATACACCTGATCAAGTAGGTAACATGAGGCAGGATGTTAAACCTTTGGAAATAGTCCAACCCAAAGGACCAAGTTTCACGACGGAAGGCCATGTGATAGATTGGCAAAAATGGAATATCCGTTTTGGTTTCAACTCCCGGGAAGGTCTTGTCCTTCATACGGTCAGTTACAATGATGATGGAGTGCAGCGGCCAATCCTGTATAGAGCTTCTTTATCC
This sequence is a window from Brevibacillus sp. JNUCC-41. Protein-coding genes within it:
- a CDS encoding GtrA family protein is translated as MNGTVLKNYLKHTNSFIRFLLVGIVNTALGLSLMLFLMNVLELSYWVSTFIGNGTGAVTSFLLNRTFTFKSDIEWRRGVARFFCVILICYSAAYSLGQAIAESMEGSVHLPIQQNVAVMIGAIFYTVLNYIGQKYFVFKKSNLRPIQEGRN
- a CDS encoding APC family permease, with amino-acid sequence MLSSIKRFLIGRPLKSNALGEQKLNKTKALAILSSDALSSVAYGPEQILIVLITVGAAAFWYSLPIAIGVLILLTALILSYRQIIFAYPHGGGAYVVSKNNLGVNPGLIAGGSLLVDYILTVAVSVSAGTDAITSAFPGLHSYNVIIAIIFVILLTILNLRGVTESASVLAYPVYLFVLALFILIGVGIYKILTGGVSPELHTPIGTPVAGISLFILLRAFASGSSALTGVEAISNAIPNFKDPAPNNAAKTLIAMGSLLAVLFSGIVFLAYSLSIVPSAEVTVVSQVAEEIFGRNFMYFFIQGTTALILILAANTGYSAFPLLAVNLAKDKFIPRAFTIRGDRLGYSNGIIILGLASIILIVSFEGHTENLIPLYAVGVFIPFTLSQTGMIVKWIREKPKGWMLKLTINSIGAIISFIVTMIFFLTKFTQVWPVLIFIPIILLIFHRIRKHYEAVGDQLRITTCEPILPIEGNIIIVPVAGITHVVENSLNYAKSLSAHQVIAVYVAFEREDEKKFEEKWKKWQPDVRLVTLNSYYRSIIQPLTKFVDTVEHKASESNYKVTVIIPQFIPKKGWHNILHNQSSLLIRAYLLYRRNVVVTTVPYHLKK
- a CDS encoding helix-turn-helix domain-containing protein — translated: MNIIQNFNTFDYFPFQPEFEILSDYYIEYKQRNSDHSTTLFYQFKINRDLMNPMSVIPDGCIDILFYCDPDSPSADVCGSVLKYKTINFQANCEYFGVRFLPKQETQHFKYSMKEVINRQIPLADMVKIGPTIMERLIKERDFRRRIKLFKEEIGINIFACNELPAIIEYSLDKIYSSKGNVNMNQLAAETGYSTRYLRKQFDAHVGMPPKLFSQIVRFQNSLHMLLNKRAFTVWDVINENGYFDQSHLINEFKKFGYMTPNEFINAVSGNCQTQYNVIDI
- a CDS encoding aldehyde dehydrogenase family protein, with amino-acid sequence MGKKYQLFIDGRWVDSLSGRTFESLNPATDEVNAVVAEAGPEDVDLAVKAARRAFESGPWAGMAPGDRGRLLNKVAQALWEKADMLAEVESQDNGLPINETKFIAMPAMIDVLEFYAGLANKVQGSTLASPNSRFNYTLKEPIGVIGAIVPWNFPLMLTMWKLAPALAAGNTIVIKPAEQTPVSILEMVKIFQEVGIPDGVINVIPGYGKIAGDALSSHPDVDKIAFTGSTNTGRLIMQAASKNLKPISLELGGKSPNIVFDDASIENAVNGSMFGIFFAQGQVCASGTRLFVQESIYDRFMDSFVKKAQSIRVGNPLDQTTQMGPQVSLQQLNKIQQYVAAGLEQGANLVMGGERNTLAGKGYFFTPTVFENVTNDMTIAREEIFGPVLSVIKFKDEEDALNKANDSLYGLASGLWTNDLKRAHRMVRGLKAGTVYVNTFSMLDSTAPFGGRKQSGFGRELGIQAMDMYTETKNVWIDLNEQGLNWYGV
- a CDS encoding DMT family transporter, yielding MNGVGLLNIGYLFILLNMIVLGLSIPAGSVAMATIPVWLFTAMTLGIACMILLPAAKIYERIKWKGLGYKTYFGIFMQSLFTVTLYTVFLLYGLKYSSVIAAGIINSMVPAVTLVLSFILLGERLNIRKGIAIMLAVSAVLVMELAGASTEGESSALGIAFMILAVVSLGLFFVYAKKFAVDVPPVTMAAGLCLMGFLTTLPMAIHEAISFDWGKMTLGLWGAVIAYTLLGWVFAYIFTYLGISKVPASTIGMATAIIPITAMLYAVLFLGDKLRKVDIIATVLLILSIFIAESKESVKEGKESIPVIGKDDAVGK